The proteins below are encoded in one region of Effusibacillus dendaii:
- a CDS encoding sulfite exporter TauE/SafE family protein translates to MGLEFPLTGFVVGLLVGFTGMGGALLMTPILVFLFGISPTLAIGTDLVYASITKLFGALQHWRQRTIDFYAVKWLSMGSLPGALLGSGAVLLMRQQIDTHQLNSVVGKILGVTYLLIVAVMVWRIYRGRSRREQISAVSQPSRQKLIVLGLLGGCIVGMTSVGSGTLFMAFLTLIYPIASAKLVGTDIVQAVLVTGAAGLAHLSAGNVDMGLVAQLLVGSIPGILIGSRLTVRIPDAAVRTLLMVMLLWSGMKLLI, encoded by the coding sequence ATGGGGCTTGAATTCCCGCTGACCGGATTTGTTGTCGGACTTTTGGTGGGCTTTACCGGAATGGGCGGGGCACTGCTGATGACTCCCATATTGGTGTTTCTGTTCGGTATATCGCCTACCCTGGCGATTGGCACGGATCTGGTCTATGCCTCGATTACCAAATTGTTCGGCGCGCTGCAACATTGGCGGCAGAGAACAATTGATTTTTATGCGGTTAAATGGCTGTCAATGGGCAGCTTGCCAGGTGCTTTGTTGGGCTCTGGTGCGGTGCTTTTGATGCGGCAGCAGATTGACACGCACCAATTGAACAGTGTGGTCGGCAAAATCCTCGGTGTCACATACCTGCTCATCGTAGCCGTGATGGTGTGGCGGATTTACAGAGGCAGATCGAGGCGGGAACAGATTTCAGCCGTATCGCAACCCTCCAGGCAAAAACTGATTGTATTAGGTTTGCTGGGCGGTTGTATTGTGGGAATGACATCTGTCGGCAGCGGCACATTGTTTATGGCCTTTCTCACGTTGATTTACCCGATCGCCAGCGCAAAGTTGGTCGGTACAGATATCGTGCAGGCTGTTTTGGTGACAGGTGCGGCAGGCCTCGCCCATCTCTCAGCGGGGAATGTGGATATGGGCCTTGTAGCGCAACTGCTGGTGGGGTCGATTCCAGGGATTTTGATTGGCAGCCGATTAACGGTCCGGATACCGGATGCAGCGGTTCGGACATTGTTGATGGTAATGCTTTTGTGGTCCGGAATGAAATTGCTGATCTGA
- a CDS encoding phosphoadenylyl-sulfate reductase, which produces MLEERKLALQPEEIHELNSELEDRSPQEILEYAVNKIEKIAFACSFGAEDVVIVDMLSRIKPDTSVFYLDTDVLFPETYDVRNRMVEKYNLNLIAYRPLLTLEKQAEQYGESLWQVDPNQCCSLRKVEPLQRALCELDAWITGIRREQAPTRANAGVVEIDRKFGLIKWNPLAKWTNKQVWDYIIAHQVPYNVLHDKGYPSIGCIHCTRAVKPGEDLRAGRWSNFEKTECGLHQ; this is translated from the coding sequence ATTTTGGAAGAAAGAAAATTGGCGTTGCAACCTGAAGAAATCCATGAACTAAACAGTGAATTGGAAGATCGTTCACCGCAAGAAATTCTGGAGTATGCAGTGAACAAAATCGAAAAAATTGCATTTGCTTGCAGTTTTGGTGCGGAAGATGTGGTGATTGTCGATATGTTGTCCCGCATCAAACCGGATACGAGCGTTTTCTATCTCGATACAGACGTATTGTTTCCGGAGACGTACGACGTGCGTAACCGGATGGTTGAAAAATACAATCTGAATCTCATTGCGTACCGACCCTTGCTGACACTTGAGAAACAGGCAGAGCAGTACGGCGAATCACTCTGGCAGGTGGATCCGAATCAATGCTGCAGCCTGCGAAAAGTGGAGCCCTTGCAGCGGGCATTATGCGAATTGGATGCCTGGATCACCGGGATTCGCCGTGAACAGGCCCCGACACGGGCAAACGCAGGGGTCGTTGAGATCGATCGAAAATTTGGTTTGATCAAATGGAATCCACTTGCCAAATGGACGAACAAACAGGTGTGGGACTATATCATCGCCCACCAGGTGCCCTATAATGTCTTGCATGATAAGGGATATCCAAGCATCGGCTGCATCCATTGCACAAGAGCTGTGAAGCCGGGGGAAGATCTGCGGGCAGGCAGATGGTCGAATTTTGAAAAAACGGAATGCGGATTGCATCAATAA
- the rocF gene encoding arginase, translated as MKKQVSIIGVPLDLGQGRRGVDMGPSAIRYANLQERLQKLGCQVTDLGNVDVPTPESQRVEHEKLKYLKEIVSVSNHVAERVAAEMQQGKFPIILGGDHSMAIGSVAGVTKANRNIGVIWFDAHADMNTEETTPSGNIHGMPLAVSLGIGHPDLTGVAGFQPKIQAKNVVLVGARSIDEEERLIIRRSGITVFTMHEIDKLGMSKVMSEAIRIASDGVSGVHLSLDLDAFDPREAPGVGTPVLGGVTYREGHLAMEMLASADMVTSVDVVEVNPVLDVENRTARVAVDMIGSLLGKTVL; from the coding sequence ATGAAGAAACAAGTTTCGATTATCGGTGTACCGCTTGACCTGGGTCAGGGGCGGCGAGGGGTGGACATGGGTCCCTCAGCGATTCGATACGCCAATTTACAAGAGCGCTTGCAAAAATTGGGTTGTCAAGTAACCGACTTGGGGAATGTGGATGTGCCGACTCCTGAATCGCAGCGGGTGGAACACGAAAAGCTCAAATATTTGAAAGAAATCGTATCGGTTTCCAATCATGTGGCGGAGCGGGTCGCTGCGGAAATGCAGCAGGGGAAATTTCCCATTATACTGGGTGGCGACCATTCCATGGCAATTGGAAGCGTCGCGGGCGTTACAAAGGCAAACCGGAATATCGGTGTGATCTGGTTTGATGCGCATGCCGACATGAATACAGAGGAGACAACCCCCTCTGGGAATATCCACGGCATGCCACTCGCTGTTTCGCTAGGCATCGGACATCCGGATTTGACTGGTGTGGCCGGATTTCAGCCAAAAATCCAAGCGAAAAACGTAGTATTGGTAGGAGCACGATCCATTGATGAAGAGGAACGCCTAATTATTCGCAGGTCAGGCATTACCGTATTTACCATGCATGAAATTGACAAATTGGGCATGTCGAAAGTGATGTCGGAAGCGATTCGAATTGCTTCTGACGGGGTAAGCGGAGTGCACCTCAGTCTCGATCTGGATGCGTTTGATCCGCGAGAGGCACCGGGTGTGGGAACCCCGGTGTTAGGGGGAGTGACATACAGGGAGGGTCACTTGGCGATGGAAATGTTGGCATCGGCCGATATGGTAACTTCGGTCGATGTAGTGGAGGTCAATCCGGTGCTTGACGTGGAGAACCGGACCGCGCGGGTGGCTGTCGATATGATAGGCTCCTTGTTAGGGAAAACGGTGTTATAA
- a CDS encoding stage II sporulation protein M yields MNAFKIMARNRGFFWFSFCLFIIGLLIGLVFFQQLHEKMQPLLQNIGQIAAGAKGNHLNLSLALLSNNVKASLVLIVSGIFLAILAIGGIVVNGIMVGYAVSMVGQTAAVPAWSLVVFGLLPHGVFEIPAFLLAGSMGIKLGYMWLRPMTGFTRWQSFRRAVGETLYLFPVILLLLVVAAGVEGFVTPKLLSWYVKS; encoded by the coding sequence ATGAACGCGTTTAAGATTATGGCGCGAAATCGAGGGTTTTTTTGGTTTTCGTTTTGCTTGTTTATTATTGGATTGTTAATCGGATTGGTGTTTTTTCAGCAGCTTCATGAAAAGATGCAGCCGCTCCTTCAAAATATTGGGCAGATCGCAGCGGGAGCAAAAGGAAATCATTTGAATTTATCCCTGGCGCTGTTGAGCAACAATGTCAAAGCCTCACTTGTGTTGATTGTGTCAGGTATTTTCCTCGCTATCCTGGCGATCGGCGGTATTGTCGTAAATGGGATAATGGTCGGGTACGCCGTTTCCATGGTTGGACAAACGGCTGCCGTGCCTGCCTGGTCTCTGGTTGTGTTCGGTTTGCTGCCGCACGGGGTTTTTGAAATTCCGGCTTTCTTGTTGGCAGGTTCCATGGGAATCAAACTGGGCTATATGTGGCTTCGTCCGATGACAGGCTTTACCCGGTGGCAAAGTTTTCGTCGCGCAGTCGGAGAGACTTTGTATCTGTTTCCTGTTATATTGCTGCTGCTCGTGGTGGCAGCAGGGGTGGAGGGATTTGTAACGCCCAAGTTGTTATCCTGGTATGTAAAATCGTAA
- the pdaB gene encoding polysaccharide deacetylase family sporulation protein PdaB: protein MNIIWSFQWKQGKRVAILAIAMLLFVGVLYSEAGFGKIGALPTITPSSPGAIYKVDTDQKVVALTFDISWGEKTPGPVLDVLDKKGLTKATFFLSGPWTATHTDIAKRIKSMGFEIGSHGNLHKNFSEYSNEWIDDQVKKAEASIYDVTGVKTKLIRTPNGDFNKRVLEKLHSMGYTTIQWDTDSLDWKNPGVDAIVNRVLSKAHPGDIILMHASDSCKQTVEALPRIIDGLRAKGYQFVTVSELIAGTNAKSKTE, encoded by the coding sequence ATGAATATAATTTGGTCCTTTCAATGGAAACAAGGCAAACGAGTGGCGATCCTGGCAATCGCAATGTTACTGTTTGTCGGCGTTTTATACAGTGAAGCCGGCTTTGGAAAAATCGGCGCCTTGCCAACAATTACTCCCAGTTCCCCCGGCGCGATTTACAAAGTGGATACGGATCAAAAAGTCGTGGCGCTCACGTTCGACATTTCTTGGGGAGAAAAAACGCCCGGTCCCGTGCTTGATGTATTGGACAAGAAAGGTTTGACAAAAGCGACCTTCTTCCTTTCCGGTCCCTGGACAGCCACCCACACCGACATTGCCAAACGAATTAAGTCGATGGGATTTGAAATCGGATCACACGGCAATCTGCATAAAAACTTTTCAGAGTACAGCAACGAATGGATTGATGACCAAGTCAAGAAAGCGGAAGCTTCCATCTATGACGTAACCGGTGTCAAGACAAAACTGATTCGGACGCCGAACGGCGATTTTAACAAACGGGTGCTGGAAAAGCTTCACTCCATGGGATACACGACAATCCAATGGGATACCGATTCACTTGATTGGAAAAATCCGGGTGTTGACGCCATTGTAAATCGTGTGCTGTCCAAAGCCCACCCTGGCGACATTATTTTGATGCATGCAAGTGATTCGTGCAAGCAAACGGTGGAAGCGTTACCCCGCATTATCGATGGACTGCGCGCAAAAGGTTATCAATTTGTCACTGTTTCTGAACTGATCGCAGGAACAAACGCCAAATCCAAAACGGAATAG
- a CDS encoding KinB-signaling pathway activation protein, with amino-acid sequence MNLKKFSFMVVTTVLVGILTGMLNAVTGLFANLELFFGFQAGGFVSATALMGFWAYLTLNFIVRGFLPVRFWRWLQVLVIVVVYIDFVYIRYITEGQNTGSIWPYVWFATWPLLVSIIAAYFKVKQSGKDSFVPALFFMYVFTIVEWFVALKSGLTGLTIMIGTILLACNTYLLLILGPLLRRSPQSSPLAEN; translated from the coding sequence ATGAATTTGAAAAAGTTTTCGTTTATGGTAGTTACAACTGTATTGGTGGGAATCCTAACAGGGATGTTGAATGCAGTGACCGGCTTATTTGCCAACTTGGAACTGTTTTTTGGATTTCAGGCAGGCGGGTTTGTATCGGCCACGGCGCTGATGGGATTTTGGGCGTATCTTACACTGAATTTTATTGTACGCGGGTTCTTGCCAGTTCGCTTTTGGCGTTGGCTGCAAGTGCTGGTCATTGTAGTCGTGTATATCGACTTCGTTTATATTCGATATATTACGGAAGGCCAGAACACAGGATCGATCTGGCCGTACGTATGGTTTGCCACTTGGCCTCTGTTGGTTTCTATAATTGCAGCCTATTTTAAAGTCAAGCAGTCAGGCAAAGATTCGTTTGTACCGGCGCTGTTTTTCATGTATGTGTTCACGATTGTCGAATGGTTTGTTGCCTTAAAATCGGGTCTGACCGGACTGACCATCATGATTGGCACCATCCTGCTTGCCTGCAATACGTATTTGTTGTTGATTTTGGGGCCGTTGTTGAGAAGATCGCCGCAATCCTCTCCGCTTGCAGAAAACTGA
- the gerD gene encoding spore germination lipoprotein GerD, whose product MRRKSHVWMFVTLTFLVSSLTSCSTGGNRNAQASDQQQKPDYNQTKSMMLDILHSKEGRDTLTDIMKEPTFKKNLVVTEQDVSSAIVKTLNNDQTQKRILEAQMTNPNFAATMVKASKQEQQKMLKQLMKDPEYQNSILTLMKSPDYQRLVLTTLESPEYRQQTMKILAESLQNPEFKLIFMDIVKEAIRSGAGVSKTGGQQGGKQQGGQDGQQQGNQSGGSSEQSDGGDGGGQDDQQKKKKEE is encoded by the coding sequence ATGCGAAGGAAAAGCCATGTGTGGATGTTCGTTACGCTTACCTTCCTCGTTAGCAGCCTCACGTCATGCTCAACGGGAGGAAATCGGAACGCACAGGCATCTGACCAACAGCAAAAACCGGATTACAACCAAACCAAATCGATGATGCTTGATATCCTTCATTCCAAAGAAGGAAGAGACACGCTAACTGATATAATGAAAGAACCCACCTTCAAAAAGAACCTTGTCGTTACCGAACAGGATGTATCCAGCGCGATTGTAAAAACATTAAACAACGATCAAACACAGAAGCGAATCCTGGAAGCGCAGATGACCAATCCCAACTTCGCTGCCACAATGGTAAAAGCATCCAAACAAGAACAACAAAAGATGCTCAAACAGTTAATGAAAGACCCAGAATACCAAAATTCCATATTAACCTTGATGAAATCGCCCGATTATCAAAGACTGGTGCTGACTACACTCGAATCACCTGAATATCGACAGCAAACCATGAAAATCCTTGCCGAATCCTTGCAAAACCCCGAGTTTAAACTGATCTTTATGGATATTGTAAAAGAAGCCATTCGCTCGGGTGCTGGGGTTTCCAAAACAGGCGGTCAACAAGGCGGTAAACAGCAGGGCGGGCAGGATGGTCAACAGCAAGGGAATCAAAGCGGCGGATCGTCCGAACAGAGTGATGGAGGCGACGGCGGCGGCCAAGACGATCAACAAAAAAAGAAAAAAGAAGAATAA